The Mangrovimonas cancribranchiae nucleotide sequence GCAACAAGCCAGATTTAGAAGCGCATGCAGAAGTAACTAGAAAAGCAGCTGCTGAAGGAATGATCTTATTGAAGAATGATGACAATGCGTTACCGTTCACAAACAAATCTGAAACCATTGCTGTTTTTGGTGACCATTCGTATAGCTTTATTGCTGGTGGTACTGGTAGTGGCGATGTAAACGAAGCGTATAGCATTTCGTTATTGCAAGGATTAAACAACGCTGGGTATTCAGTAGATAAAGAACTGCAAGCTTTGTATGAGCCTTTCGTAGAAAAAGCGGTAGAAGACGAAAACAAACGTCGTGAAGAAGTAGGTTTATTGGCCGATAACAAACGTTTGCCGGAAATGTTACCAAATGCAGATTTAGTGGCAGCAAAAGCAAAATCTGCTGCTGTAGCGGTAATTACTTTAGGAAGAAATTCAGGAGAACAATTCGATAGAAAAATCGATGACGATTTCTATTTAGGTCAAGATGAAGTAAAATTGATCAACACCGTTACCAAAGCTTTCCATGCAGAAGGTAAAAAAGTAATTGTGATTTTGAATATTGGTGGAGTTATTGAAACTGCTTCTTGGAAAGATAAAGTAGATGCTATTTTGCTAGCTTGGCAACCAGGTCAAGAAGGTGGAAATTCTGTAGCAGATGTATTTAGTGGAGCAACCAACCCAAGTGGGAAACTAACCATGACGTTCCCAATTGACTACAATCACCATGCTTCTGCAGCAAATTGGTTAGGCGTTCCTGCTGAAAAACCAACCGATGTGTATTACAAAGAAGGTATTTATGTAGGATACCGCTATTTCAATACGTTTGATGTTCAACCATCGTATGAATTTGGTTTTGGAGGTTCGTACACTACTTTTGAATATTCAGATGTGAAGTTGAATACCACTACTTTTGAAGACGAAATTAAAGTATCTGTAAAAGTAACCAACACTGGTAAAGTAGCAGGTAAAGAGGTTGTTCAAGTATACTTGAGCGCTCCGGCTAATTTGGTTGACAAACCATCTGAAGAATTAAGAGCTTTTGGTAAAACAAAAACTTTAAAGCCAGGTAAAAGCGAAACCTTGAAATTTACTTTAAAAGCAAAAGATTTAGCTTCGTTTGTAGATGCACAAAGCGCTTGGATTGCAGAAAAAGGAACTTACACAGTTAAAGTTGGAGCTTCTTCAGAAGACATCAAAACAACTGCAACCTTTACAGTAAACAACAATATTACTGCAGAAAAAGTAAACAACACATTTGATTTAGATGTTCAGATGGAGGTCTTAAAGAACTAGTCTTAACAATGAAAAAATAAAAAGTCCTGTAGCTGCTACAGGGCTTTTTTTATTTAACGTATTAACTTATTAATTATGTCTTTCCATTTTTCAACAGCTTGTAATTGTCCGTTAAGCATCATTTGGGTTTAGATGTTAATCTAACCATATTAATTTTTTTATTGTTAGTAAGAGTTTGTTATATCTTTGTATAAACCTTTTTTTATGAGATTTATTCTGAGTTTATTTTTAGCTGTTACATTATTTACATGTGCCCAAGATAAACAACCTTTATTAGGTGATACCGATTGGCAGCGTGAACAAAATGCCGATTTTAAAGATGCTACTAAATCACCTTTGAAATCAAAAGATAGAAAACACTTTAAAGGACTAGATTTTTTTAAAGTAGACTCTAGTTTTGTGGTACAAGCTAGATTAGAACTCACGCCAGACAGTAAATGGTTTAAAATGAAAACAACAACTAACCGCATAAGTGAAGAGCGTGTGTATGGTATTCTACATTTTACTTTAAAAGGAACCTCTTATAAACTTAATGTATATCAAGGTAAAGATTTAATGACACGCGAAGGGTTTGAAGATTATCTGTTTTTACCGTTTTTAGATAATACCAATGGCGATAGTACTTATGGCGGTGGACGCTACATCGATTTGCGTATTCCTAAAGATGATACGATTGTTATTGATTTTAATAAAGCTTACAACCCGTATTGCGCCTATAACGAAAAATATTCATGTCCTATTGTTCCTAGGAAAAATTATCTTGATACCAATATTACAGCAGGTGTAAAAGCCTTTAAAAAATAATTTATTTAGCTAAGTAAATACCAAGAAACACAGCTAAAAAGCCAACAATAAAACTAGCTATAGTATAAAACGCAAAACTTGTAAAATCACCCGATTTTAAAAATACATGGTTTTCATAAGCAAATGTTGAAAAGGTGGTGAAACCACCACAAAATCCAGTGGCTAATAGTAATGTTTGATTTTGTGATAGAGTATTGTTTTTTGCTGCCAAACCAAGAATAATACCAATAAGTAAACTTCCCAATATATTGGCTAAAAAAGTACCATAAGGAATGCCTGTTTGAGAGTTATTAAGATATTTACCCAATAAAAAACGTAATACGCTACCAACACCACCACCTAAAAAAACGAATACTAGACTTTTAAGCATACTTATTTAATAGCTATAAATAATTCGGTAATCCATTCTGCTGGATTAGGTTCTTTACCAGGATCTGTTACATACGATTCTACCATAGTATGTTTATCTGCAAACACCAAATTATATTGTTCGACATATGTCATGGTTTTTTCCCAAGCTTCCGATAGGTTATTGTAATCGCCTTTTAAGGTTGTTTTTACAGCTTTAAACGGTTCTAACTGCCCTGTAAGAATATCGCCTTCAGGAATAATAATTTTTTCGGTAGTAGGAATACAACACGATAAAATAACGGTGCCTTGCTCTTCATTCCAATCATGGTATAAGGTAAATGGCATGCCAGCTTGTGAGATGTTGCTGTTAGCGGCGAAAGCCCCTACTTTTGGCATCATTTCTGGAATTTTATTTTTAATATCATCTATTCGGCATGAAGCTGTGGTGTAAATATAATAGCCGCCGCCATGTTGTGTTAAGCCATTTACTTTAATACTGTATTCTTTAAGCTTTGCTGTGGAAATGCTATCTAGTTTTTCTAAGCCGCGCTCAAAATCAGGGCCAATCATTTTATCAAAACCACCCATAAACGCTGCATAGCCTTTAAACATAAACGGAATATTGTCGCTATTCATTTTCCAAGTAACTTGTGTTTGGCCATCTTCTGTAGGTGTGAACTTCCAAGTTATTTTAGAAGGTGTATAATCGGCAAATTGAAGTTCTTGTTCAATATCAGAAAACTCTCTAGCACCAATAGTTTTCATGTTTCCAGCACCATCTTTATCTTTCCAAGAATATGCCCCATCAACACCTTTTGTTTTTTCAGCATAGGTTAACTTAGTTGTCGGATCTTTTTCTAACCAAGGCGACCAAGCTTCCCAGTTTTTAAAGTCAATAATCTGATTATAAATTACCTTAGCAGGTGCTTTTATCGTTCTAGTCCTTTTTACTTCAAACTCATTAGGTTGTACAGCAATATAAATTGCCATACCTATAATGGCTATTAAGATTATAAAGAGTAGATATTTTAAAAATTTCATAAAGTTGTTAATTAGTTACTCAAAGATAATCAATTTTAGCAATGTTGTTATATTGTTTACATTTGTAGGAATAACATAAAATCACTAATTAATGAAATTTAAATCGATATTACCAGTAGCCTTGTTGGTTATTATGGCTTTTTCGTGCAAAGAAGAGGCGTCGCAACCCGAAGTTGTAGAAACCAAACCTGTTGAAGTCGCTCAAGAATTTGACTATACGGTTGAACAGTTTGCCGATATTAAAGTATTAAGATATCAAATTCCAGGATGGGAAAACCTTACTTTAAAAGAACAAAAGCTTGTCTATTATTTAACGCAAGCGGGATTAGCTGGGAGAGATATTATTTGGGATCAAAACTACCGTCATAACCTTAAAATACGTGAAGCTTTAGAGCAAGTTTACACACAATATCAAGGTGATAAAACAACTGATGATTGGAAAGCGTTTGAAGTTTATTTAAAGCGTGTATGGTTTAGTAATGGTATTCACCATCATTATTCTAACACAAAATTAAAACCAGAATTTTCTTCAGAGTATTTAACCACATTATTAACAGAAACAAGTACCACTTTAGAAGGCGAAGCTTTTGAGGTTATTTTTAATGATAATGATACTAAGAAGGTTAATAAGGCAAAAAACATTGATAATGTTGCTATGTCTGCAACCAATTTTTATGGTCCAGATGTTACAAACGCCGATGTTGAAGCGTTTTATGCTAAGAAAACATCGCCAAATCCAGAAAAGCCATTATCGTTTGGGTTAAACTCCCAACTAGTTAAAGAGGATGGCGAACTAAAAGAGCGCATCTATAAATCGGATGGTTTATATGGTTCGGCTATTGATGAAATAGTATCGTGGTTAGAAAAAGCAAAATCTGTTGCCGAAAATAAAGCACAAGCCGATGCCCTTGCACTATTAATTACTTATTATAAAACAGGCGATTTACAAACTTGGGACGACTATAACGTAGCTTGGACAGCTGCTACCGAAGGAAATGTAGACTACATTAATAGTTTTATTGAAGTTTATAACGATCCATTAGGGTATAGGGGGTCTTATGAGACTATCGTTCAAATTAAAGATTTTGATATGTCTGAAAAAATGGCGGTTTTATCTGAAAACGCCCAATGGTTTGAAGATAATTCTCCATTAATGGAAGACCATAAAAAGAAAAACGTTGTTGGTGTTACATACAAAGTTGTTAACGTTGCTGGCGAAGCTGGAGACGCTTCTCCAAGTACCCCAATAGGCGTAAACTTACCAAATGCTAATTGGATTCGTGCGGCTGTAGGAAGTAAATCGGTATCCTTAGGGAATATTATTAATGCCTACAACAACGCAGGTGGTTCTGGTCGCTTAAAAGAATTTGCCCATGATGAAGATGAAATTCAATTAGAAGATACTTACGGACAATTAGCCGATAAATTGCATACCGCTTTACACGAAGTTATTGGTCATGCTTCAGGACAATTAAATCCAGGTGTAGGCGAAACGAAAGAAACCTTAAAAAATTACGCATCAACTTTAGAAGAAGGACGAGCCGATTTAGTTGGATTATACTATTTATATACTCCAAAGCTACAAGAGTTAGGATTGGTAGACGATTGGAAGTCCGTGGGTAAAGCAGCTTACGATGGTTATATTAGAAATGGTTTAATGACCCAATTAATTCGTTTAGAATTAGGAGACGATGTAGAAGAGGCACATATGAGAAATCGCCAATGGGTTAGTGCTTGGGTATTTGAAAAAGGACAAGCCGATAATATTATTGAAAAAGTAACTCGCGATGGTAAGACTTACTTTAATATTAATGATTATGATAAACTTCACGAATTGTTTGGTCAACTATTACGAGAAACACAACGTATCAAATCTGAAGGTGATTTTGAAGCGGTGCAAGCTTTAGTGGAAGGTTATGGTGTAAAAGTAGATCAAGATATTCATAGTGAAGTATTAGAACGAAATAAACAGTTTACATCGGCACCTTATAGCGGATTTGTAAATCCTGTATTAGTGCCAGAAACTAATGATGCTGGAGATATTATAAGTATAAAAGTAACGCAACCAGCAGGTTTCCCTGAGCAAATGCTAGACTACAGTAAAAACCACAGTTTTTTACCAACAGTTAATTAGAAATAGTTGTTATACAAAATAGAAAAGCAGCGAATTTACAAATTCGCTGCTTTTTTGTTTAGGGTTACTAAATAAACCATAGGAGTTTATTTATAAGTTCTATAATAAGAAACCCTAAAAATACTTTTATAACATGGTAATTTCAATACTCAATTTGAGTATTTCATTAAAAAAATGTCGTAAACACTACATGAAGATAAATTTTATAGTCGCAATAAAGGCAATAAAAGCAATAAATGCTATAAGTACCCAAACGGTTCCTGTGTAATACTTACGGTGTAGTTTTAAATCTTTACGGTAGGTAAAGGCAATAACAATTACAAAGGCTATAAAAAAAAGGATTCCAAATGTCCATTGACCGTTCGAGAACATAACGTATGTATTTTAAGTGCAAAAATAATTAAACGCTTTCGAAAAAAAGCAAAAAATTCCGTTAAACTGTATGAGTATGATAAATTTTATGGTATTCATATGACACTTAATGAATTAATTCTATTTTCGATTTAAAATAAAAAGAGATATCATCATGAAAGATAAAATTAATGCTGTTAAAGCTTTTCACACCGCTTTTAAAATTGGGTATCGCGACACCCCAAAAGCTAATTTAGGCACCGATAAAAATATGCTTCGTTATAAATTAATGCGAGAAGAAAACGAAGAATATCTAGATGCTGCAAATGATAATGATTTAGTAGAAGTGGCTGATGCCCTGGGCGATATGCTTTATATTTTATGTGGAACTATTATAGAACATGGTTTACAGCATAAAATAGAAGAAGTATTTGAAGAAATTCAACGTAGTAACATGAGTAAGTTAGATGAAGATGGCGAGCCTATTTACAGAGAAGATGGTAAAGTGCTTAAA carries:
- a CDS encoding DUF1684 domain-containing protein, with product MRFILSLFLAVTLFTCAQDKQPLLGDTDWQREQNADFKDATKSPLKSKDRKHFKGLDFFKVDSSFVVQARLELTPDSKWFKMKTTTNRISEERVYGILHFTLKGTSYKLNVYQGKDLMTREGFEDYLFLPFLDNTNGDSTYGGGRYIDLRIPKDDTIVIDFNKAYNPYCAYNEKYSCPIVPRKNYLDTNITAGVKAFKK
- the crcB gene encoding fluoride efflux transporter CrcB; the protein is MLKSLVFVFLGGGVGSVLRFLLGKYLNNSQTGIPYGTFLANILGSLLIGIILGLAAKNNTLSQNQTLLLATGFCGGFTTFSTFAYENHVFLKSGDFTSFAFYTIASFIVGFLAVFLGIYLAK
- a CDS encoding glycoside hydrolase family 3 N-terminal domain-containing protein, which encodes MKLGVGVLVAVGGLQLATAQKAPQYGKASIDELIQAMTPEEKAALLVGPGMPGYAGLVPLEGEPDVRVLGEAGGNDKVDRLAIPETVFADGPAGLRIQPKRQNDPNTYYATAFPVGTALASTWNTDLIESVGEAMGEEVKEYGVDVLLAPALNIHRNPLNGRNFEYYSEDPLVAGKIASAYIQGIQSNDVGTSIKHFAANNQETNRLSVNAHITERAMREIYLRGFEIAIKEAKPWTVMTAYNKLNGKYASASNDLLTAILRDEWGYKGLVMTDWFGGYPSFESILVEGTVSDVVAQINAGNDLLMPGTETQREALAKAIADGTVNEEAVNTSLRRILEYIQRTPTTDSYKFSNKPDLEAHAEVTRKAAAEGMILLKNDDNALPFTNKSETIAVFGDHSYSFIAGGTGSGDVNEAYSISLLQGLNNAGYSVDKELQALYEPFVEKAVEDENKRREEVGLLADNKRLPEMLPNADLVAAKAKSAAVAVITLGRNSGEQFDRKIDDDFYLGQDEVKLINTVTKAFHAEGKKVIVILNIGGVIETASWKDKVDAILLAWQPGQEGGNSVADVFSGATNPSGKLTMTFPIDYNHHASAANWLGVPAEKPTDVYYKEGIYVGYRYFNTFDVQPSYEFGFGGSYTTFEYSDVKLNTTTFEDEIKVSVKVTNTGKVAGKEVVQVYLSAPANLVDKPSEELRAFGKTKTLKPGKSETLKFTLKAKDLASFVDAQSAWIAEKGTYTVKVGASSEDIKTTATFTVNNNITAEKVNNTFDLDVQMEVLKN
- a CDS encoding dipeptidyl-peptidase 3 family protein, which codes for MKFKSILPVALLVIMAFSCKEEASQPEVVETKPVEVAQEFDYTVEQFADIKVLRYQIPGWENLTLKEQKLVYYLTQAGLAGRDIIWDQNYRHNLKIREALEQVYTQYQGDKTTDDWKAFEVYLKRVWFSNGIHHHYSNTKLKPEFSSEYLTTLLTETSTTLEGEAFEVIFNDNDTKKVNKAKNIDNVAMSATNFYGPDVTNADVEAFYAKKTSPNPEKPLSFGLNSQLVKEDGELKERIYKSDGLYGSAIDEIVSWLEKAKSVAENKAQADALALLITYYKTGDLQTWDDYNVAWTAATEGNVDYINSFIEVYNDPLGYRGSYETIVQIKDFDMSEKMAVLSENAQWFEDNSPLMEDHKKKNVVGVTYKVVNVAGEAGDASPSTPIGVNLPNANWIRAAVGSKSVSLGNIINAYNNAGGSGRLKEFAHDEDEIQLEDTYGQLADKLHTALHEVIGHASGQLNPGVGETKETLKNYASTLEEGRADLVGLYYLYTPKLQELGLVDDWKSVGKAAYDGYIRNGLMTQLIRLELGDDVEEAHMRNRQWVSAWVFEKGQADNIIEKVTRDGKTYFNINDYDKLHELFGQLLRETQRIKSEGDFEAVQALVEGYGVKVDQDIHSEVLERNKQFTSAPYSGFVNPVLVPETNDAGDIISIKVTQPAGFPEQMLDYSKNHSFLPTVN
- a CDS encoding SRPBCC family protein; the encoded protein is MKFLKYLLFIILIAIIGMAIYIAVQPNEFEVKRTRTIKAPAKVIYNQIIDFKNWEAWSPWLEKDPTTKLTYAEKTKGVDGAYSWKDKDGAGNMKTIGAREFSDIEQELQFADYTPSKITWKFTPTEDGQTQVTWKMNSDNIPFMFKGYAAFMGGFDKMIGPDFERGLEKLDSISTAKLKEYSIKVNGLTQHGGGYYIYTTASCRIDDIKNKIPEMMPKVGAFAANSNISQAGMPFTLYHDWNEEQGTVILSCCIPTTEKIIIPEGDILTGQLEPFKAVKTTLKGDYNNLSEAWEKTMTYVEQYNLVFADKHTMVESYVTDPGKEPNPAEWITELFIAIK
- a CDS encoding nucleoside triphosphate pyrophosphohydrolase family protein; translation: MKDKINAVKAFHTAFKIGYRDTPKANLGTDKNMLRYKLMREENEEYLDAANDNDLVEVADALGDMLYILCGTIIEHGLQHKIEEVFEEIQRSNMSKLDEDGEPIYREDGKVLKGPNYFKPNIARILED